One region of Gemella haemolysans ATCC 10379 genomic DNA includes:
- a CDS encoding TIGR04283 family arsenosugar biosynthesis glycosyltransferase: MITIIVPIYNEEKTIRDFVYNLYCLYNIKEHEVLFVDGGSTDKTKEILDELSYFGYSYHLSDKKGRANQMNYGAKIAKGDILWFVHCDSVLQKDVIEKVLACPTEVGCLKIRFYPSSFPMWVNSLVSNMRASITNLAFGDQAIFLSKKVFEKVGGYKDMPLMEDYKLSEDLSALSYKITVIDSPITTSTRRYKNHTVKTMWQMQQYQKMYRRGIPIEEIAKMYKDVR, translated from the coding sequence ATGATTACTATTATAGTGCCAATTTATAACGAAGAAAAAACAATACGTGATTTTGTCTATAATCTGTATTGTTTGTATAACATAAAGGAACATGAGGTGCTTTTTGTTGATGGGGGTTCGACAGATAAGACAAAAGAAATCCTAGATGAACTTTCTTATTTCGGTTACTCATATCACTTATCGGATAAAAAAGGTCGTGCAAATCAGATGAATTATGGTGCAAAAATTGCCAAAGGTGATATTCTATGGTTTGTTCATTGCGATAGTGTCCTTCAAAAAGATGTAATAGAAAAAGTGCTTGCCTGTCCTACTGAAGTTGGTTGTCTAAAGATTAGATTCTACCCAAGTAGCTTTCCTATGTGGGTAAATTCTCTCGTTTCTAATATGCGTGCAAGTATTACTAACCTTGCCTTTGGGGATCAAGCGATATTTCTATCAAAGAAAGTATTTGAAAAAGTTGGAGGATATAAAGATATGCCTTTAATGGAAGACTATAAACTTTCTGAGGATTTAAGTGCACTTAGTTATAAAATTACAGTAATCGACTCCCCTATCACTACATCTACAAGAAGATACAAAAATCATACTGTAAAAACAATGTGGCAGATGCAACAATACCAAAAAATGTATCGACGTGGTATTCCTATAGAAGAAATTGCAAAAATGTATAAAGATGTAAGATAG
- the arsS gene encoding arsenosugar biosynthesis radical SAM (seleno)protein ArsS (Some members of this family are selenoproteins.), with protein sequence MTELNIPKFFDQVEEKQYLLTEEFPEVMQINVGSLCNITCSHCHVDGGPTRKNNMVRETFEQIIEAFKVGKYKTMDITGGAPEMNPNFRWFLKEISKYAKTIIVRTNLIILDVPAYRDIPELYRDLKVQVVASLPYYNEKVVAKQRGKGVFPKSIEVLRRLNELGYGKEEDLILNLVYNPNGAFLPPKQEALEKTYKKKLYDNFEIVFNNLFAITNNPIGRFSEFLYREDLYEGYMNKLYKAYNPATLPGLMCRNMISVGPDGSLYDCDFNYIEKLKISGEVNHVSQLVDNHTGVRRIVTGMHCYGCTAGAGSS encoded by the coding sequence ATGACAGAGTTAAATATTCCTAAATTTTTTGACCAAGTTGAGGAAAAACAATATTTATTAACTGAAGAATTTCCTGAAGTTATGCAAATCAATGTAGGTAGTTTATGCAATATTACATGCAGTCACTGTCACGTTGATGGTGGACCTACAAGAAAAAATAATATGGTTCGAGAAACTTTTGAACAGATTATCGAAGCATTCAAAGTTGGTAAATATAAAACGATGGATATTACAGGTGGTGCACCTGAGATGAATCCAAACTTCAGATGGTTTTTAAAAGAGATTTCTAAGTACGCTAAAACTATAATTGTAAGAACTAATCTAATTATCTTAGATGTTCCCGCTTATAGAGATATACCAGAATTATATCGTGACTTAAAGGTTCAAGTAGTGGCGTCTCTACCCTACTACAACGAAAAAGTTGTAGCTAAGCAACGTGGTAAAGGTGTTTTTCCTAAGTCAATAGAAGTACTAAGAAGACTAAATGAACTAGGCTATGGAAAAGAAGAAGACCTTATCTTAAACCTAGTCTATAATCCTAATGGAGCGTTTTTACCCCCTAAACAAGAAGCACTAGAAAAAACGTATAAGAAAAAACTATATGACAATTTTGAAATTGTCTTTAATAACCTATTCGCAATAACAAACAATCCTATAGGAAGATTCTCTGAATTTTTATATAGAGAAGATTTATATGAGGGATATATGAATAAACTTTATAAAGCATATAACCCTGCAACATTACCGGGACTTATGTGTAGAAACATGATTTCTGTTGGTCCTGATGGATCTTTATATGATTGTGACTTTAACTACATTGAAAAACTTAAAATCTCTGGTGAAGTTAACCATGTTAGTCAACTTGTAGATAATCATACAGGAGTGCGTAGAATTGTCACTGGTATGCACTGTTATGGTTGCACAGCAGGAGCTGGTTCATCTTGA
- a CDS encoding GntR family transcriptional regulator: MDIKISNMSSVPIYQQVATQIKSNILNGSLKYNDQLPSIRSLSKELEVGIITVKKSYEVLLQEELIYSKGAVGYFVNDIDLATVLSIKKEEYLVELKVIIDNAINDGLNIEDIKEIVDKVLEGKNL, encoded by the coding sequence ATGGATATAAAAATTTCTAATATGTCATCTGTTCCGATTTATCAACAGGTGGCTACACAAATAAAGAGTAATATTCTTAATGGTAGCTTAAAATACAATGATCAATTACCTTCTATTAGAAGCTTATCTAAAGAGCTAGAAGTAGGTATAATAACAGTAAAAAAATCATATGAAGTGTTATTACAAGAAGAACTCATATATTCTAAAGGAGCTGTGGGATATTTTGTAAATGATATAGATTTAGCTACTGTATTATCTATAAAAAAAGAAGAGTATTTAGTTGAACTAAAGGTAATAATTGATAATGCTATTAATGATGGACTTAATATAGAAGATATTAAGGAGATAGTTGATAAAGTATTGGAGGGAAAAAATTTATGA
- a CDS encoding ABC transporter ATP-binding protein, which produces MIKVNNLQINKKSFQLGPIDLELEDGYVYAITGNSGSGKTLFLQTLLGAMPSETNAIIYNSLNFQQNAVEIKKLYSYVADKPLFSDTLQVNEVLYKISKLDERFNIDKCFEFLNKQKIVLHSKIYELSQGEKKILLFAVGYFTKSSILVLDNPFSGVGLIAKKEILNLLRDYMDENKMIILVTEDPLVIKSLADYVIVLENGRIDTKEDIVELQERFNTTDIENILLSIMKGENSND; this is translated from the coding sequence ATGATAAAAGTGAATAATTTACAGATTAATAAAAAGTCATTTCAACTAGGTCCAATAGATTTGGAGTTAGAAGATGGATATGTCTATGCAATTACAGGTAATAGTGGGAGTGGTAAAACTCTATTTCTTCAAACACTATTAGGTGCAATGCCATCAGAAACCAATGCAATTATCTATAATAGTTTGAACTTTCAACAAAATGCAGTAGAAATTAAGAAACTATATTCATATGTTGCCGATAAACCATTGTTTTCAGACACTTTACAGGTAAATGAAGTTTTATATAAAATATCTAAATTAGATGAAAGATTTAATATAGATAAATGTTTTGAATTTCTAAATAAACAAAAAATTGTTCTTCATAGTAAAATATATGAATTATCCCAAGGGGAGAAAAAAATACTATTATTTGCAGTAGGTTATTTTACTAAGTCTAGTATATTAGTATTAGATAATCCATTTTCTGGAGTAGGACTAATAGCTAAAAAAGAAATATTAAATCTTTTAAGAGATTATATGGATGAAAATAAAATGATTATTCTTGTAACTGAAGATCCTTTAGTAATAAAGAGTCTGGCAGATTATGTAATTGTCCTTGAAAATGGAAGAATTGATACTAAAGAAGATATAGTAGAGCTACAAGAAAGATTTAACACTACAGATATAGAAAATATTTTGCTTTCTATTATGAAGGGAGAGAACTCAAATGATTAA
- a CDS encoding arsenosugar biosynthesis-associated peroxidase-like protein — MADYFKKKHLIEFGEGKFGEDAPDYWKNFMNYYGNVMAEGELTTREKALIALAVAHAEACPYCIDAYTSTCLEEGCDQDQIAEAIHVAAAMKAGITLVHGLQSKELSDKLTN; from the coding sequence ATGGCAGATTATTTTAAAAAGAAACATTTAATAGAATTTGGTGAAGGAAAATTTGGTGAAGACGCACCTGATTATTGGAAAAACTTTATGAATTACTACGGTAATGTCATGGCTGAAGGTGAACTAACAACTCGCGAGAAGGCACTTATCGCACTTGCTGTAGCTCATGCTGAAGCTTGTCCTTATTGTATTGATGCTTATACTAGTACTTGTTTAGAAGAAGGTTGCGATCAAGATCAAATTGCAGAAGCTATCCACGTTGCAGCAGCAATGAAAGCTGGTATTACTCTAGTTCACGGTCTTCAAAGTAAAGAATTATCGGATAAATTAACAAATTAG